The window GCGCGACTCCCAGGCCAACAAGGTGCAGCAGCGCCAGGCCCTGGGCGAACAGCTGCAGGGGCTGCGCGAGCTGGCCCGCGACGGCTATATCCCGCGTAACCGGCTGCTCGACAGCGAGCGCCTGTATGCCCAGGTCGAGGGTTCGATTGCCGAGGACTTCGGTCGTATCGGCCAGTTGCAGCGCCAGGTGCTGGAAATGCGCCTGCGTATCCGGCAACTGGCCGAGGAGTTCCAGAAGGAGGTGCGCAGCCAGTTGGCCGAGACCCGCGTGCGCAGCGACGACCTGCGCAGTCGCCTGGCCTCGGCGGAATTCGAGTTGGCCAACAGCCAGTTGCGTGCACCAGCGGCGGGGATCGTGGTCGGCCTCGACGTGTTCACCGAGGGTGGGGTGGTCAAGCCGGGCCAGGCACTGATGGAGATCGTGCCGCAGGACGAGCCGTTGCTGATGGAGGCGCGGGTGCCGGTGGACCTGGTGGACAAGGTGCACCCGGGACTGCCGGTGGAGCTGATGTTCCCGGCGTTCAACCAGAGCACCACGCCACGGGTGGCGGGCGAGGTGTTGCTGGTCTCCGCCGACCGCCAGGTCGACGAGCGCACCGACGAGCCTTACTACACCTTGCGCGCGCGGGTCAGCGCCGAAGGCATGCAGCAGTTGGCCGGCCTGCAGATCCGTCCCGGCATGCCGGTGCAGGCGTTCGTGCGGACCGGTGAGCGCTCGATGCTCAACTACCTGTTCAAGCCGCTGCTGGACCGGACCCATATGGCGTTGGTGGAGGAATGAGTGTGCGTGTGTGGATCGGCCTGCTGGCCGTCTTGCTGAGCAACCCGAGCCAGGCGTTGGGACTGCTTGAAGCCTATGACCTGGCGCTGCGCAACGACCCGACCTTCCAGGCCGCCATCAGGGAGCGCGATGCCGGCGAGGAGAATCGTGTGATCGCCCGTGCCGGTCTGTTGCCGACACTGAACTGGACCTACAACAACTCGCGCAACGAATCCGAAGTCACCCAGGCTACGGCCTTCGGCAAGGTCACCAGCGATCGCGACTACCGCAGCTACGCGGCGAGCCTGACCTTGCAGCAACCGTTGCTCGACTACGAGGCCTATGCCCGCTATCGCCAGGGCGCGGCCCAGGCGTTGTTCGCCGACCAGCGTTTTCGCGGCAAGAGCCAGGAACTGGCGGTGCGTTTGTTGAGTGCCTACAGCGAGGCCCTGCTGGCCCAGGAGCGCATCGAGTTGAGCCGTGCCCAGCGCCGCGCGTTGGCCGAGCGGCTGGAGTTGAACCAGCGGCTGCTCAAGGGCGGCGAAGGTACCCGTACCGACCTGCTGGAAACCCAGGCCCGCCTGAGCCTGACCCAGGCCGAGGAGATCGAGGCGCAGGACAGCCAGGATACTGCGCTGCGCAGCCTGGAGGCGATCGTCGGGCAGCCGCTGCTGGTCGATGACCTGGCTCCCCTGGCGACACATTTCTCCATCGAGCCGTTGCAGCCCCAGCGCTTCGAGACCTGGCGCGACATGGCCCTGGCCAACAACGCCGAGCTGGCGTCGCAGCACCACGCCTTGACCGCCGCCGAGTACGAGGTGGAACGCAAGCGGGCGGGGCACCTGCCCAAGGTCAGCCTGTATGCCACCAGCCGCCAGACCAGTTCCGATTCCGAGAGCAGCTACAACCAGAAGTACGACACCAATACCATCGGTATCCAGGTCAGCGTACCGCTGTTCGCCGGTGGTTCGGTTTCGGCCTCGACCCGTCAGGCGGCCAGCCAGCTGTCCCAGGCGCAGTACGAACTGGATGCGCAGACGGTGACCACCCTGGTGGAGTTGCGCAAGCAGTTCAACCTCAACACCAGTGGTGCGGCGAAGGTCCGTGCCTATGAAGTGGCGGTGAGTTCGGCGACGGCGCTGGTGGAGGCGACCCGCAAGAGCGTGCAGGGCGGCGAACGGGTCAACCTCGATGTGCTGGATGCCGAGCAGCAATTGTTCAGTGCCAGGCGCGACCTGGCGCAGGCGCGGCATGCCTATCTGCTGGCGCGGATCCAGTTGCGGTTCTATGCCGGGGTGCTGGAGGCGGGTGATTTGCAGGCGCTGGCCGGGTATTTTCGGCCGGCGGGTTAAAGCATTTGCAGGCTCCAGTTTTTGGGGGGCAGTCCACAACTGTGGGAGCCAACTGTCTTTAACTCCCCCTGCGATGAGCGGTCGGATACTGGCCGCCGTTGGCGGTTCGCGGATAAATCCGGCTCCCACAGTACCGTGCAGTACACAAATCTTGTGATCGACGCAAACTGTGGGAGCAGGATTTATCCGCGAACAGGGCCCGCAAGCCTTACTCGTCAGAATGAACTTGACGCTTTTTCATCCAGGGAGAATACTCGGCGCAAATTCATATAGATGACTGGATAACTACAAAAATGAATACCCTCTCCAGCGACGAACGTCTCCCGCTCTATCAGCGCCTGCGCGACGAACTGGCCCGGCAGATCGCCAACAACCGCTGGCGCCCGGGCGAGGCGATTCCCACCGAAGCCGTGCTGGCCGGCGAGTACCAGCTGTCCATCGGCACCGTGCGCAAGGCCGTCGACAAGCTGGTGGAAGAGGGCGTGCTCGAGCGCCACCAGGGACGCGGCACCTTCATCCGTCGGCCGCAGTTCCAGTCTTCGCTGTTCCGTTTCTTCCGCTTCCAGAACCTGGCCGGTGAGCGCCAACTGCCGCAGAGCCGGATTCTCACCATCGATTCGCTGCCCGCGCCGTCGGCCGTCAGCCAGGTCCTGGGGCTGCCGCCCGAGGCCGAGGTGATCCGTCTGGTTCGCCTGCGCCTGCTCGAAGGCACGCCGGTGCTGGCCGAGGAAATCTGGCTGCCCAAGGGGCCCTTCCAGGCCCTGCTGACGGTCGACCTCGACCAGCAGGGCCCACTGCTCTATCCGATCTACGAAACGCTCTGCGGCCAGGTCGTGGCTTGTGCCGAGGAAACCCTGACCGCCGAGGCGGTGGGCGAGGTGCATGCCCGGCTGTTGCAGATCGAGCCAGACAGCCCGGTGGTGGTGATCGAGCGGTTGGCCCGCGACTACGCCGGCCAGCCGCTGGAGTGGCGTCGCTCGCGCGGTCATGCCAGCCACTTCCGCTATAACGTCGAGATTCGCTGAGTCCTGCCTGGGCTCCCCGTTGGTCTACAAGGATAAGAAATCATGTTCAGTTGGTACCGCGATATCACTTCGAGGGAGCGCAAGACGTTCTGGGCCTGCTTTGGCGGTTGGTCCCTGGATGCACTGGAAGTGCAAATGTTCGGCCTGGCGATTCCCGCGCTGATCGCCGCCTTCGCCTTGAGCAAGGGCGAGGCCGGCATGATCAGCGGCGTGACGCTGGTCACCTCGGCGATCGGCGGCTGGCTGGGTGGCACACTGTCCGACCGTTATGGCCGGGTGCGCACCCTGCAGTGGATGATCCTCTGGTTCTCGCTGTTCACCTTCCTCTCGGCCTTCGTGACCGGCTTCAACCAACTGCTGATCGTCAAGGCGCTGCAGGGTTTCGGTATCGGTGGCGAGTGGGCGGCGGGCGCGGTGCTGATGGCCGAGACCATCCAGTCGCGCTATCGCGGCAAGGTGATGGGCGCGGTGCAGAGTGCCTGGGCGGTCGGCTGGGGCGCGGCGGTCGGGGTGTTCACCCTGGTCTACACCTTCGTGCCGGAGGCCATGGCCTGGCGAGTGATGTTCCTGGTCGGCCTGTTGCCGGCGCTGCTGGTGATCTACGTGCGTCGCAGCGTGGTCGAGCCCGATGCCGGCCAGCGCCAGGCCAGGATCCAGGGGCGTGGCCTGCTGGCGTCGATGGCGGCGATCTTCCGCCCCGAACTGCTGCGGGTCACGCTGCTGGGCGGCATCCTCGGCCTGGGCGCCCACGGTGGCTACCACGCGGTGATGACCTGGTTGCCAACCTTCCTCAAGACCGAGCGCAACCTCTCGGTGCTGAGTTCCGGTGGCTACCTGGCGGTGATCATCGTCGCCTTCTGGTTCGGCTGCGTGGTCAGCGGGATGCTGCTGGACCGCATCGGCCGGCGCAAGAACATCATTCTCTTCGCCTTCTGCTGCGTGATCACGGTGCAGTGCTACCTGTTCCTGCCGCTGAGCAATGCGCAGATGCTGTTCCTCGGATTCCCCCTGGGCTTCTTCGCCGCGGGCATTCCGGCCAGCCTCGGCTCGTTCTTCAACGAGCTGTACCCGGCGGACGTGCGTGGTGCCGGCGTAGGCTTCTGCTACAACTTCGGCCGGGTGCTGTCGGCGGTGTTCCCGTTCATGGTCGGGCATATGAGCGAGTCGATGTCGCTCGGCTCGGCGATCGGTATCGATGCCGGGATCGCCTACGGCGTGGCGGTGCTGGCCGCGCTGGCCTTGCCGGAAACCCGTGGGCGCAACCTGCAGGACGCTACGCCGCAGGCGGAGGCCGGCAAGGGGGCAGGCCAGTTGTCCCACTGATTCCACTTTTTTCCTGCCTTGCTCGGCCTGTATGGGAGCCGGCTTGCTGGCGATAGGGGGCTGTCGGCCGACAGCCTTGTCATCTGCTACACCGCTATCGCCAGCAAGCCGGCTCCCACAGGGTGGGGCGGGGTCCTTGAGTTCATAGATGAGTTCCATGTCCGAGATTTGCCCATTGCCCATCAGCGGCATCGATGCCCACGCCCATGTCTTCGAACGCGGCCTGGGTCTGGCGACCGTGCGCCGCTATGCGCCGGAGTATGACGCCACCCTGGCCGACTACCTGGCACGGTTGGAGGAAAACGGCTTGAGCCATGGCGTGTTGGTGCAGCCGAGTTTTCTCGGCAGCGACAACCGTTATCTGCTGGCCGCCTTGCAGCAGGCCCCTGAACGGCTGCGCGGGGTGGTGGTGGTCGAGCGCGATATCGCGTTCGACGAGCTGCAGCGCATGGCGGCTCTTGGCGTCGCCGGCGTGCGATTGAACCTGATGGGCCAACCGCTGCCGGACTTTACCGAGGCCGGCTGGCAGGCGTTTTTCCGGCACCTGCGGCAGTTGGACTGGCATGTCGAATTGCACCGCCACCTGGAGGATCTGCCGGGGCTGGTCCAGCCGCTGCTGGCGATGGGCTGCAAGGTGGTGGTCGATCATTTCGGTCGCCCCGACGCGGGACTCGGTACCGAGCAGCCGGCCTTCGCCCGCCTGCTTGAACTGGGTGCCAGTGGGCGCTTGTGGATCAAGGTTTCAGGTATCTACCGACTGGGTGGGAGCGCAGCGCAGAACCTGCATTTTGCGGAGAAGGCGCTGTCGCTGATGTTGCAGGGCCTGGGGCCGGACCGCCTGCTGTGGGGCAGCGACTGGCCGCATACCCAGCACGAGCAGGAGGTGAATTTCGCCAGCGAATTCGATCGCCTGCGCCGCCTGGCCTGCGCACCGTCGCTGCGCCAGCATCTGCTGTGCAATACGGCGGCGGAGCTGTTCGGCTTCGTTCGGGCCGACTGACACTCCGTCAGCCGACCCTCACCGGGTTCAGCGGCGGACGAGCAGGACCCCGGATTCCATGTGGTGGGTCCACGGGAACTGGTCGAACAATGCACAACGCTCGATGCGATGGGTGTCGTGCAACTGGGCGATGTTCGCCGCCAGGGTTTCCGGGTTGCAGGAAATGTACAGGATGTTGTCGAAACGCCGGGTCAGCTCGCAGGTGTCCGGGTCCATGCCGGCGCGCGGCGGGTCGACGAAGACGCTGCCGAACTGGTAGCTCTTCAGGTCGATGCCTTGCAGGCGACGGAATGGCCGCACTTCGTTCAGCGCTTCGGTCAGCTCCTCGGCCGACAGGCGTACCAGGGTCACGTTGTCCACGGCATTCTCGTCGAGGTTGCTCAGGGCCGCATTCACCGAGGTCTTGCTGATCTCGGTGGCCAGCACCTTGCGCACCCGGGTCGCCAGAGGCAGGGTGAAGTTGCCGTTGCCGCAATACAGCTCCAGCAAGTCATCCGCACGCTCGCCCAGGGCGTCATGGGCCCAGTTGAGCATCTTCTGGTTCACCGTGCCATTGGGCTGGGTGAACGCCCCCTCCGGTTGCCGGTAGCTGAAGCTGCGCCCGGCGATCTCGAATTTCTCCACCACGTAGTCGTGGCCGATCACCACGCGCTTGCCCTTGGAGCGACCGATGATGCTGACGCCGAGATCGGCGGCCAGTTGTTCGGCAGCGCTCTGCCAGTGCTCGTCGAGCGGACGGTGATAGCACAGGGTGATCATCGCGTCGCCGGCCAGGGTGGTCAGGAACTCCACCTGGAACAGCTTGTGGCTCAGCGGTGCGCTGGCCTGCCACGCCGCCTTGAGCCGGGGCATCAGTTCGTTGATGCGCAGGCTGGCGATCGGGAACTGTTCGATCAGGATCGGCGTGCGCTTGTCGTCCTGGGCGAACATCGCGTAGTGGCGCTCGCCGGCTTCGCGCCACAGGCGGAACTCGGCGCGCAGGCGGAAGTGTTGCAGTGGCGAGTCGAAGACGTGCGGCTCGGGAGCATCGAACGGCGCCAGCAGGTCGCGCAGGCGCGCGACCTTGTCGTTGAGCTGGGCGGTGTAGGTGGCGGAATCGAAAGTCATGCGTTGAACCAACCCAACTTGATCACGAATAGAATCGACAGGATCACCAGCGCCGGGTTCAGCTCACGGCCACGGCCGGACAGCAGCTTGATCGCGGTCCAGGCAATGAAGCCGAAGGCGATGCCGTTGGCGATCGAATAGGTGAATGGCATGGCCAGGGCGGTGACCACCACGGGCGCGGCTTCAGTGATGTCTTCCCAGTTGATTTCCGCCAGGCCCGAGGTCATCAGCACGGCCACGAACAGCAGCGCTGGCGCGGTGGCGAAGGCCGGCACGCTACCGGCCAGCGGCGAGAAGAACAGCGCCAGCAGGAACAGGATGGCGACCACGATGGCGGTCAGGCCGGTGCGGCCGCCGGCGCTGACGCCCGCTGCCGACTCGATGTAGCTGGTGGTGGTCGAGGTGCCCAGCAGCGAGCCGGCCATGGCCGCGGTGCTGTCGGCGATCAGTGCGCGGCCCATTTTCGGCATGTGGCCGTCCTTGCCCATCAGGCCGGCGCGCTTGGCGACGCCGATCAGGGTGCCGGAGTTGTCGAACAGGTCGACGAACAGGAAGGCGAAGATCACGCTGACCAGGCCGATGTCCAGGGCGCCCTTGATGTCCAGTTGCAGGAAGGTCGGCGCCAGCGACGGAGGCGTCGAGGTGATGCCGGCGAACGGGCTGAAGCCCATCAGGATCGACACGGCGGTGACGCCGAGGATGCCGATCAGCACCGCACCACGGACCTTCAGTGCATCCAGGGCGACGATCACGGCGAAGCCCAGGGTGGCGAGGATCGGCGCGGGTTGCTTGAGGTCACCGAGGCCGACCATGGTGGCCGGGTTGCCCACCACGATGCCGGCATTGTGCAGGGCGATCAGCGCCAGGAACAGGCCGATACCGGCGGCGATCGCCGAACGCAGCGGCAGCGGGATGCTGTTGATGATCCATTCGCGGATGCGGAAGATCGACAGCAGGAAGAAGCACACCGCCGAGATGAACACCGCGCCCAGTGCCACCTGCCAGGTATGGCCCATGTGCAGGACCACGGTGTAGGTGAAGAAGGCGTTCAGGCCCATGCCCGGCGCGAGGGCGATCGGGTAGTTGGCGATCAGGCCCATCACGGTCGAGCCGATGGCGGCGGCCAGGCAGGTCGCGACGAACACCGCGCCCTTGTCCATGCCGGTTTCGCCGAGGATGCTCGGGTTGACGAACAGGATGTAGGCCATCGCCAGGAAGGTCGTGACGCCCGCGAGAATCTCGGTGCGCACATTGGTATTGTGTGCCTTGAGTTGAAACAGCCTTTCCAGCATCTCTGCTCCCCATGGCGCATTGGCGCCGTGAATGAATCGGTCCCAACAGCAAAGCACAGACTCTGGTGGCCTGATGAGATTTGGCTGTGGGAAAACCGCGCATCATACCAGCCGGGCGCTGGAATAGGGACGCCGCTGGGTGGGTCCATTGCGTGGCGAGCGTGCGCGAACTACTCCGAAATCCGCCGACTGAGGCATACTCCCGGTAGAGAAGGGGGATAACCATGAAATCAGTGATTAATCGCCAGGCCCTGGGCCGGCTGCTCTGCGCCAGTGCACTGTCGCTGGCTGTGGTCGGGCCGCTGCATGCGGCGCCGGCGGCCGGGTTGAAAGGCGTGGGGATCTACACCGTGGCGTCCCAGGGCGTCATCGAGGACGTTTCCGACGGGCGTCGGCGGACGCAGAATGCCCATCGCGGACCGAACATCACGGTGACGGTGGTGGAGCTCGGTTACGGCCGGGCACCGGGCGCCACGTTCAATGGCAATCCGATCAGCTACAGCCGGCGCAACGCCCTGTGCGAGTTCAGCAAGCCGTTCGTACCCTGCAGCGGCGGCGCGACGGTCGGTTACAGCTATATCTACGACCTGGGCGACCAGCAGCAGGGCACCTTCAGTTTCAGCGATCGCTCACTGGCGATGCCGGTCCAGACCTTCACGGCGACCATCGACATCAACTGATGGCCGCGCTCGTGCGCCTGTGCTTCAGGCGGTTTCGGGCTGGCGCTCGTGCATGCGGTCGCGGTTGGCCAGGGTCGGGAACAGTTTCATCCAGGTTCCGGTGACCACCAGCGTGCCGATCCCGCCCAGCACCACGGCGGGCACGGTGCCGAACCAGTGGGCGGTCAGCCCCGATTCGAACTCTCCCAGTTGATTGGACGCGCCGATGAACAGGCCGTTGACGGCGCTGACCCGGCCGCGCATCTCGTCGGGGGTTTCCAACTGCACGAACGAGGCGCGGATCACCATGCTGATCATGTCCGCGGCGCCGAGCACCACCAGCACGGCCAGGGAAAACCAGAACGAGGTCGACAGGCCGAAGGCGATGGTGGCGACGCCGAACAGGCCGACGGCCGTGAACATCACCCGGCCGACCTTGCGTTCCACCGGGAAGCGCGCCAGCCACAGCGACATCAGCAGTGCGCCGACCGCCGGTGCCGAGCGCAGCAGGCCCAGGCCCCAGGCGCCGGTGAGCAGGATGTCCTTGGCGAACACCGGCAGCAGCGCGGTTGCCCCGCCCAGCAGCACGGCGAACAGGTCCAGGGAGATGGCGCCGAGAATGTCCGGCCGGCTGCGGATGAAACGGATCCCCGCCAACAGTGAGTCGAGGGTGGCCTTGCCCTTGTTCAGCGATGTCTGCCGCGCCGGCAGGTTGAGCATCAGCAGGCACGACACCACGTACAGCGCCACGGTCGGCCCATAGACCCAGACACTGCCGAACGCATACAGCAGGCCACCGATGGCCGGCGCGACGATGGTCGCCAGTTGCTGCGCCGACTGGGCAGCCGCCACGGCGCGGGGGAACAGCGCGGCCGGCACGATGGACGGCAGCAACGCCTGGGTGGTCGGCATCTCGAAGGAGCGCGCGCCACCGAGCAGGAACGCGAGGATGAAGATCATCTCGCGGCTGACCTGGTTGGTCAGGCTGCCGACCGCCAGGCTCAGGGCGATCAGCGCCTGCAGGGTCTGGCACAGCGCGGCGACCCTGCGTCGGTCGTAGCGGTCGGCGACATGCCCGGTGTGCAGCATGAACAGCACCCGTGGCGCGAACTCCACCAGCCCGACCAGTCCCAGGTCGAGCACATTGCCGGTCAGTTGATAGAGGTTCCAGCCGATAGCCACGGTGAGCATCTGGAAGCCGCTGGCGGTGAAGATCCGCGCCAGCCAGAACGCGAGAAAAGGGCGGTGATGACGCAGCAGCAAGGGTGTCTCGGTGGGCATCGCGGGCTCGCCTGAGCGGATGAAAGGGGAAGATTATCATTCCGATGTAACAAAAGGTTACTGAGCTATTCATCCATATGCCGCTCCGGCCTTTTCTGTGCGTTTTTTGCGGATCAGTTGCCTTCTGCTCCTGAGGCAACCTGTCGCGCGGCAACCGACCACGCCACCCGCTCATCGGAATGGGACTACTCTTTTAACGTTGGTTGATCCAGGTCAATTGCCTTCCTGGCGGTGATCTGGATCCGACTCCCTGCGTTGCGATGGGTTGAAAAAAGAGAACGAAGCCAAATTCGCCGCACTCCATATTCGTGGGGGCAGTGGCTGGGCCTGAAGGGCGACAGCCGGTATTACCTGACAGAGGAAAACTTATGTTCGGTTTAGAGGCACTAGATCTCGCCCGAATCCAGTTCGCATTCACCGTTTCCTTCCACATCCTGTTCCCGGCCATCACCATCGGCCTGGCGAGTTACCTGGCGGTACTCGAAGGCCTGTGGCTGAAGACGCACAACGACACCTATCGCGACCTCTACCATTTCTGGTCGAAGATCTTTGCCGTCAACTTCGGCATGGGGGTGGTTTCCGGGCTGGTCATGGCCTATCAGTTCGGCACCAACTGGAGCCGTTTCTCGGACTTCGCCGGCGCCGTGACCGGGCCGCTGCTGACCTACGAAGTGCTCACTGCCTTCTTCCTCGAGGCCGGCTTCCTCGGCGTGATGCTGTTCGGCTGGAACAGGGTCGGCCGTGGGCTGCACTTCTTCTCCACCGTCATGGTGGCGATCGGTACGCTGATCTCGACGTTCTGGATCCTGTCGTCCAATAGCTGGATGCAGACGCCGCAGGGTTACGAAATCGTCGATGGCCGGGTAATTCCGGTGGATTGGCTGGCGGTGGTGTTCAATCCGTCGTTCCCGTATCGACTGATGCACATGGCAACCGCCGCGTTCGTCGCGACGGCCTTCTTCGTCGGCTCCTCGGCGGCCTGGCACCTGTTGCGCGGCCGGGACAACCCGGCGATCCGCACCATGCTGTCGATGGCCATGTGGATGGCGCTGATCGTCGCGCCGATCCAGGCGGTGATCGGCGACTTCCACGGCCTCAACACCCTCAAGCACCAGCCGGCGAAAATCGCTGCGATCGAGGGTCACTGGGAAAACGTCGGCAACGAGCCGACCCCGCTGATCCTGTTCGGCTGGCCGGACATGCAGGCCGAGAAGACCCGCTTCGCCCTGGAGATCCCTTACCTGGGCAGCATGATCCTGACCCACACCCTGGACAAGCAGGTGCCGGCGCTCAAGGAATTCCCGCCCGAGGATCGGCCGAACTCGACCATCGTGTTCTGGTCGTTCCGGGTCATGGTCGGCCTGGGCTTGCTGATGATCTTCACCGGCCTGTGGGCGTTGTGGCTGCGCAAGCGTGACCGCCTGTACGAGAACCGCGCGTTCCTCTACCTGGCGTTGTGGATGGGGCCGTCCGGCCTGATCGCGATCCTGGCCGGCTGGTTCACCACGGAAATCGGCCGCCAGCCCTGGGTGGTCTATGGCCTGCTGCGCACGGCGGACGCGTCGTCCGGGCACAGCGTCATGCAGATGAGCATTACCCTGGCGTTGTTCGTCGTGGTGTATTTCTCGCTGTTCGGCGTCGGCCTGGGCTACATGATGCGCCTGGTGCGCAAGGGACCGAAGACCAACGAAGGCGCGGAAACCAGCCCGGGTGGTCCTGGCCAGAAACGCACGCCCGCCCGTCCGCTTTCCGCTGCCGATGAAGACAGCGAAAACGGCCATGGCGACAGCCTGAACAAGGGGAACTGAATCATGGGTATCGATCTTGCGCTGATCTGGGCCGTGATCATCATCTTCGGCATCATGATGTACGTGGTCATGGATGGTTTCGACCTGGGCATCGGCATTCTCTTTCCCTTCATCAAGGGCGACCGTGACCGCGATGTCATGATGAACACCGTGGCGCCGGTCTGGGACGGCAACGAAACCTGGCTGGTGCTCGGTGGCGCGGCGCTGTTCGGCGCCTTTCCGCTGGCCTACTCGGTGGTGTTGTCGGCGCTGTACCTGCCGCTGATCTTCATGCTGATCGGGCTGATCTTTCGCGGCGTGGCGTTCGAGTTCCGCTTCAAGGCCAAGGATGACAAGCGGCATATCTGGGACAAGGCGTTCATCGGTGGCTCGATCGCCGCGACGTTTTTCCAGGGCGTGGCGCTAGGGGCCTTCATCGATGGGATCAAGGTGGTCGACCGGCAGTTTGCCGGCGGCTCGCTGGACTGGCTGACGCCCTTCACGCTGTTCTGTGGCGTGGCGCTGGTGGTGGCCTATGCCTTGCTCGGCTGTACCTGGCTGATCATGAAGACCGAAGGCAAGCTGCAGGAGCAGATGCACGACCTGGCTCGACCGCTGGCGTTCGTGCTGCTGGCGGTGATCGGTATCGTCAGCATCTGGACGCCGCTGGCCCATGGCGAGATCGCGGCGCGCTGGTTCACCCTGCCGAACCTGTTCTGGTTCCTGCCGGTGCCGATCCTGGTGCTGGTGACCCTGTTCGGGTTGATCCGCGCGGTGGCGCGCAACGCGCACTACACGCCGTTCCTGCTGACCCTGGTGCTGATCTTCCTCGGCTACAGCGGCCTGGGCATCAGCCTGTGGCCGCACATCATCCCGCCGTCGATCTCGATCTGGGACGCCGCCGCGCCACCGCAAAGCCAGGGCTTCATGCTGGTGGGGACGCTGTTCATCATCCCGTTCATCCTGGGCTACACCTTCTGGAGCTACTACGTGTTCCGCGGCAAGGTGACTCACGAGGATGGCTATCACTAGACCCTGCGGCTGGTGCCCGGTCGGGTGCCACCCCTTCGATGACGAGGAAGCGGATATGAGCGGCAAGCCTTCATTGCAGGAAATCGAACAGGCCGAGAAGAAACCGCTCTGGCAGCGCCTGGGCTGGTTGGCGATGATCTGGACGGGCAGTGTGCTGGCGTTGTTCGTGGTCGCCAGCCTGATGCGCCTGTTCATGAACGCGGCTGGATTGACCACCCACTGACACGTTTTGATCGTGCCCACGCTCCGCGTGGGTACGCATCCCGTGACACTCTGGGTCACCTGGGCTGACGCCGAGCGCGGGAACGATCAGCTATCCTCTGATCCGCAAGCCAGCTCCCGGCCCGTTACTTGCGGGCCTTGAGCACCACGAACTTGGGCGTCGCCGCCACTTGCTCGACACCCCGGAACAACCGCGCCAGCTTGCTGTGATAGCCCAGGTGGCGGTTGCCGACGATATACAGCGCACCGCCGACTACCAGGGCTTCGCGGGCCTGCTGGAACATCCGCCAGGCTAGGAAGTCGCCGACTACCTGCTGTTGGTGGAAAGGCGGGTTGCACAGCACCACGTCCAGCGATTGCGGCGCTTGCCCGGCCAGGCCGTCGCCGGCGCGCACGCTCACTTCGCGCTCGCCCAGGATCGCCTGCCAGTTTTCCCGCGCCGATTGCACGGCCATGAACGATTCATCCACCAGCGTGTAGTGGGCCTGCGGATTCTGCAGGGCACTGGCGATGGCCAGGACCCCGTTGCCGCAACCCAGGTCGGCGACGCGGGCATTGCCCAGGTTGTCGGGCAGGTGCGGGAGGAAGGCGCGGGTGCCGATGTCCAGGCCCTCGCGGCAGAACACGTTGGCGTGGTTGAGCAGTTCGATCGCCGGGTGTTCGAGCCGGTAGCGGGTCGGGTAGGGCGATGGTGCGACAGGGCGGGACTCGGGCGTGGCGATCAGCAGGCGAGCCTTCTTCACCGCCAGCGAGGCCTGCACGGTACCGACGTAGCGCTCCAGCAGGTCACCGGCGGCCCGTGGCAGGTGCTTGACCATGGCCCCGGCAATCACCTGGGCGCCGGGGGCCAGTTGGCCCTGCAGGCGAATCAGTTGTTC of the Pseudomonas vanderleydeniana genome contains:
- a CDS encoding HlyD family type I secretion periplasmic adaptor subunit yields the protein MSSSRPALHLAADNASATVLSLDDKRYSRLGWVLLFCGFAGFLGWAALAPLDKGVAVSGKVMVSGHRKVVQHPAGGIVERIEVRDGDRVVAGQVLIRLKETPALSQVQSLRSQLLGSLASEARLNAERDGARSIRFDDEMLKQSAAPEIEATLALQRQLFSSRAQALATEQQGIGETIAGAEAQLRGVRDSQANKVQQRQALGEQLQGLRELARDGYIPRNRLLDSERLYAQVEGSIAEDFGRIGQLQRQVLEMRLRIRQLAEEFQKEVRSQLAETRVRSDDLRSRLASAEFELANSQLRAPAAGIVVGLDVFTEGGVVKPGQALMEIVPQDEPLLMEARVPVDLVDKVHPGLPVELMFPAFNQSTTPRVAGEVLLVSADRQVDERTDEPYYTLRARVSAEGMQQLAGLQIRPGMPVQAFVRTGERSMLNYLFKPLLDRTHMALVEE
- a CDS encoding TolC family outer membrane protein, with the protein product MSVRVWIGLLAVLLSNPSQALGLLEAYDLALRNDPTFQAAIRERDAGEENRVIARAGLLPTLNWTYNNSRNESEVTQATAFGKVTSDRDYRSYAASLTLQQPLLDYEAYARYRQGAAQALFADQRFRGKSQELAVRLLSAYSEALLAQERIELSRAQRRALAERLELNQRLLKGGEGTRTDLLETQARLSLTQAEEIEAQDSQDTALRSLEAIVGQPLLVDDLAPLATHFSIEPLQPQRFETWRDMALANNAELASQHHALTAAEYEVERKRAGHLPKVSLYATSRQTSSDSESSYNQKYDTNTIGIQVSVPLFAGGSVSASTRQAASQLSQAQYELDAQTVTTLVELRKQFNLNTSGAAKVRAYEVAVSSATALVEATRKSVQGGERVNLDVLDAEQQLFSARRDLAQARHAYLLARIQLRFYAGVLEAGDLQALAGYFRPAG
- a CDS encoding GntR family transcriptional regulator — translated: MNTLSSDERLPLYQRLRDELARQIANNRWRPGEAIPTEAVLAGEYQLSIGTVRKAVDKLVEEGVLERHQGRGTFIRRPQFQSSLFRFFRFQNLAGERQLPQSRILTIDSLPAPSAVSQVLGLPPEAEVIRLVRLRLLEGTPVLAEEIWLPKGPFQALLTVDLDQQGPLLYPIYETLCGQVVACAEETLTAEAVGEVHARLLQIEPDSPVVVIERLARDYAGQPLEWRRSRGHASHFRYNVEIR
- a CDS encoding MFS transporter yields the protein MFSWYRDITSRERKTFWACFGGWSLDALEVQMFGLAIPALIAAFALSKGEAGMISGVTLVTSAIGGWLGGTLSDRYGRVRTLQWMILWFSLFTFLSAFVTGFNQLLIVKALQGFGIGGEWAAGAVLMAETIQSRYRGKVMGAVQSAWAVGWGAAVGVFTLVYTFVPEAMAWRVMFLVGLLPALLVIYVRRSVVEPDAGQRQARIQGRGLLASMAAIFRPELLRVTLLGGILGLGAHGGYHAVMTWLPTFLKTERNLSVLSSGGYLAVIIVAFWFGCVVSGMLLDRIGRRKNIILFAFCCVITVQCYLFLPLSNAQMLFLGFPLGFFAAGIPASLGSFFNELYPADVRGAGVGFCYNFGRVLSAVFPFMVGHMSESMSLGSAIGIDAGIAYGVAVLAALALPETRGRNLQDATPQAEAGKGAGQLSH
- a CDS encoding amidohydrolase family protein produces the protein MSEICPLPISGIDAHAHVFERGLGLATVRRYAPEYDATLADYLARLEENGLSHGVLVQPSFLGSDNRYLLAALQQAPERLRGVVVVERDIAFDELQRMAALGVAGVRLNLMGQPLPDFTEAGWQAFFRHLRQLDWHVELHRHLEDLPGLVQPLLAMGCKVVVDHFGRPDAGLGTEQPAFARLLELGASGRLWIKVSGIYRLGGSAAQNLHFAEKALSLMLQGLGPDRLLWGSDWPHTQHEQEVNFASEFDRLRRLACAPSLRQHLLCNTAAELFGFVRAD